From the Panthera leo isolate Ple1 chromosome C1, P.leo_Ple1_pat1.1, whole genome shotgun sequence genome, one window contains:
- the MSTN gene encoding growth/differentiation factor 8, producing MQKLQIYVYIYLFMLIVAGPVDLNENSEQKENVEKEGLCNACTWRQNTKSSRIEAIKIQILSKLRLETAPNISKDAIRQLLPKAPPLRELIDQYDVQRDDSSDGSLEDDDYHATTETIITMPTESDLLMQAEGKPKCCFFKFSSKIQYNKVVKAQLWIYLRPVKTPTTVFVQILRLIKPMKDGTRYTGIRSLKLDMNPGTGIWQSIDVKTVLQNWLKQPESNLGIEIKALDENGHDLAVTFPGPGEDGLNPFLEVKVTDTPKRSRRDFGLDCDEHSTESRCCRYPLTVDFEAFGWDWIIAPKRYKANYCSGECEFVFLQKYPHTHLVHQANPRGSAGPCCTPTKMSPINMLYFNGKEQIIYGKIPAMVVDRCGCS from the exons atGCAGAAACTGCAAATCTATGTTTATATTTACCTGTTTATGCTGATTGTTGCTGGTCCAGTGGATCTAAATGAGAACagtgagcaaaaagaaaatgtggaaaaagagGGGCTGTGCAATGCATGTACTTGGAGACAAAACACTAAATCTTCAAGAATAGAAGCCATAAAAATTCAGATCCTCAGTAAACTTCGCCTGGAAACGGCTCCCAACATCAGCAAAGATGCTATAAGACAACTTTTGCCCAAAGCTCCTCCGCTCCGGGAACTGATTGATCAGTACGATGTCCAGAGAGATGACAGCAGTGATGGCTCTTTGGAAGACGACGATTACCACGCTACCACGGAAACGATCATTACCATGCCCACCGAGT CTGATCTTCTAATGCAAGCAGAAGGAAAACCCAAATGTTGCTTCTTTAAATTTAGCtctaaaatacaatataataaagtCGTAAAGGCCCAACTGTGGATATATCTGAGACCCGTCAAGACTCCTACAACAGTGTTTGTGCAAATCCTGAGACTCATCAAACCCATGAAAGACGGTACAAGGTATACTGGAATCCGATCTCTGAAACTTGACATGAACCCAGGCACTGGTATTTGGCAGAGCATTGATGTGAAGACAGTGTTGCAAAATTGGCTCAAACAGCCTGAATCCAACTTAGGCATTGAAATCAAAGCTTTAGATGAGaatggtcatgatcttgctgtaaCCTTCCCAGGACCAGGAGAAGATGGGCTG AATCCCTTTTTAGAAGTCAAGGTGACAGACACACCAAAAAGATCCAGACGAGATTTTGGGCTTGACTGTGATGAGCACTCAACAGAATCTCGGTGCTGTCGTTACCCTCTCACTGTGGATTTTGAAGCTTTTGGATGGGATTGGATTATTGCACCCAAAAGATATAAGGCCAATTACTGCTCTGGAGAGTGTGAATTtgtgtttttacaaaaatatccTCATACTCATCTTGTACACCAAGCAAACCCCAGAGGTTCAGCAGGTCCCTGCTGTACTCCCACCAAGATGTCTCCAATTAATATGCTATATTTTAATGGCAAAGAACAAATAATATATGGGAAAATTCCAGCCATGGTAGTAGATCGCTGTGGGTGCTCATGA